In Pseudomonas fluorescens NCIMB 11764, a single window of DNA contains:
- a CDS encoding DUF2790 domain-containing protein, translated as MNRNKLVAASFLAVLNVAAFSAYADVQSPSQTHAAGTHLDIKKVISTVENDGSQCGIVNARMTYLDSSGTQKVLDYSKFAECGNQGG; from the coding sequence ATGAACCGGAACAAACTCGTCGCTGCCAGCTTCCTTGCCGTTCTGAACGTCGCTGCGTTTTCCGCCTACGCCGATGTCCAGAGCCCATCGCAGACCCACGCTGCTGGCACCCATCTGGACATCAAGAAGGTTATTTCAACGGTAGAAAATGACGGCAGCCAATGCGGGATCGTCAATGCGCGGATGACGTACCTGGACTCCAGCGGTACGCAGAAAGTGCTGGATTACAGCAAGTTTGCCGAATGCGGCAACCAGGGTGGTTGA
- a CDS encoding response regulator — MEHVNHILIVDDDREIRELVGNYLKKNGLRTTVVADGRQMRSFLETNQVDLIVLDIMMPGDDGLLLCRELRSGKHKATPILMLTARNDETDRILGLEMGADDYLTKPFAARELLARINAVLRRTRMLPPNLLITESGRLLGFGRWRLDTTARHLLDEDGTMVALSGAEYRLLRVFLDHPQRVLSRDQLLNLTQGRDADLFDRSIDLLVSRLRQRLMDDSRESTYIKTVRSEGYVFSYPVELLGAES, encoded by the coding sequence ATGGAACATGTGAACCACATCCTGATCGTCGACGACGATCGCGAGATCCGCGAGCTGGTCGGCAACTACCTGAAGAAAAACGGTCTGCGCACCACGGTGGTTGCCGATGGCCGGCAGATGCGCAGTTTTCTGGAAACCAATCAGGTGGACCTGATCGTGCTGGACATCATGATGCCCGGCGATGACGGCCTGCTGCTGTGCCGCGAGTTGCGCTCGGGCAAGCACAAGGCCACGCCGATCCTGATGCTCACCGCACGCAACGACGAAACCGACCGCATCCTCGGCCTCGAAATGGGTGCCGACGACTACCTGACCAAACCCTTCGCCGCCCGCGAACTGCTGGCGCGGATCAACGCGGTGCTGCGCCGCACCCGGATGCTGCCACCCAACCTGCTGATCACCGAAAGCGGTCGATTGCTGGGTTTCGGTCGCTGGCGCCTGGACACCACCGCCCGGCACCTGCTGGACGAGGACGGCACCATGGTCGCCCTCAGCGGTGCCGAATATCGACTGCTGCGCGTGTTTCTCGATCATCCGCAACGGGTGCTCAGCCGCGACCAGTTGCTGAACCTGACCCAGGGACGCGATGCCGACCTGTTCGACCGTTCCATTGATTTGCTGGTGAGCCGCCTGCGTCAGCGCCTGATGGATGACTCGCGGGAATCGACCTACATCAAAACCGTACGCAGCGAAGGCTACGTGTTTTCCTACCCGGTGGAATTGCTCGGCGCCGAGTCATGA
- a CDS encoding MBL fold metallo-hydrolase, translating to MISLSDLLRFCAALLLAATLCVSLDTSGAMAAEPGVAPLELVVLGSGGPGAGGRAGAGYVLLVDGTPRILLDAGPGTFVRLGEAKLDIRRLDIVLLTHLHVDHVAELPGIVKARAVASRSDITFTVFGPGAAQPYPSTRHYIDLMFGKDGAFSYVQDFAGTVSFNTTDLDHLTAPKTLLSQDGLVISAVTGHHRDAPAVIYRVDYRGKSITFSGDIDAQGHAALTHIARGSDLLVFNAPVLDPPDAPPALYNLHTAPGDIGKISAAAQVSSLLLSHLSRDIDESRDAVTQSIHRAYQGPVQFAEDGLHIRP from the coding sequence ATGATCTCACTATCCGATCTGCTGCGATTTTGCGCAGCGCTGCTGCTGGCCGCAACGCTCTGTGTCAGCCTTGACACCAGCGGCGCCATGGCCGCGGAACCGGGCGTGGCGCCACTGGAACTGGTGGTGCTCGGCTCGGGCGGACCAGGCGCCGGCGGCCGTGCCGGTGCCGGTTACGTGTTGCTGGTGGATGGCACGCCGCGAATCCTGCTGGATGCCGGACCGGGAACATTCGTGCGGCTCGGTGAAGCGAAGCTCGACATCCGCCGCCTTGACATCGTGCTGCTGACTCATTTGCACGTGGACCACGTGGCGGAACTGCCGGGCATCGTCAAGGCACGGGCCGTGGCTTCTCGTTCGGACATCACCTTTACAGTGTTCGGACCGGGTGCCGCGCAACCCTATCCTTCCACTCGTCACTACATCGACCTGATGTTCGGCAAGGACGGGGCCTTCAGCTATGTGCAGGACTTCGCCGGCACCGTGAGTTTCAACACCACTGACCTCGATCACCTCACTGCACCCAAAACCCTCCTCAGCCAGGACGGCCTGGTGATCAGCGCGGTGACCGGACACCACCGCGACGCGCCGGCGGTGATTTACCGCGTCGATTACCGGGGTAAAAGCATCACCTTCAGCGGCGATATCGATGCACAGGGCCATGCCGCGCTGACACACATCGCCAGGGGCTCCGACCTGCTGGTGTTCAACGCCCCGGTCCTCGATCCACCCGACGCCCCACCCGCGCTCTACAACCTGCACACTGCGCCCGGCGACATCGGAAAGATCAGCGCCGCAGCACAGGTGTCGAGCCTGCTGCTCAGCCATCTGTCCCGAGACATCGACGAATCCCGCGATGCGGTCACGCAGTCGATCCACCGTGCTTATCAGGGCCCGGTGCAGTTCGCCGAGGATGGTTTGCACATTCGGCCTTGA
- a CDS encoding substrate-binding periplasmic protein: protein MKRLAGCLLSFLTFTAVAADLNMLTDNHPPLHFQQGNAMVGFGVDVVQALADTAGDQVHFQQVPLLRALRVASTEPATGVFTVLRTAERDSQYQWVGPLMEVETALFSTDSNRQRVRSLLEASRQGRIAVPRKWLVYGYLQKQDLSNLYGVETPEQMMRLARLGRTEFVVADTLSVTRMAREEGVPPEQLHYQIPLMKQATYIAFSPQTDARQIARWQQTLDEMSRDGRLEKLKQRWLVDRTPR, encoded by the coding sequence ATGAAGCGCTTGGCCGGCTGTCTGCTGTCTTTCCTGACATTTACTGCGGTCGCGGCAGACCTGAACATGCTCACCGACAACCATCCGCCCCTGCATTTTCAGCAGGGCAACGCGATGGTGGGGTTTGGCGTGGATGTGGTGCAGGCGCTGGCCGACACTGCCGGCGATCAGGTGCACTTTCAACAGGTGCCGTTGCTGCGTGCCTTGCGCGTGGCGAGCACTGAGCCTGCCACCGGGGTATTCACCGTGTTGCGCACCGCCGAGCGTGACAGCCAGTATCAGTGGGTCGGCCCCTTGATGGAGGTGGAAACCGCACTGTTCTCCACGGACAGCAACCGGCAACGGGTGCGCAGTTTGCTGGAGGCCAGCCGTCAGGGTCGAATTGCCGTTCCACGGAAATGGCTGGTCTACGGCTACTTGCAGAAACAGGACCTGAGCAATCTGTACGGCGTGGAAACACCCGAACAAATGATGCGTCTGGCACGGCTGGGCCGTACCGAATTCGTGGTGGCCGACACGCTGTCCGTCACCCGCATGGCCCGTGAGGAAGGTGTACCACCCGAGCAGTTGCACTATCAGATCCCGTTGATGAAGCAAGCCACCTACATCGCCTTTTCACCACAGACCGATGCGCGCCAGATCGCGCGCTGGCAGCAGACGCTGGATGAGATGAGCCGGGACGGGCGCCTGGAAAAACTCAAGCAGCGCTGGCTGGTGGATCGCACGCCGCGCTGA
- a CDS encoding FAD/NAD(P)-binding protein, with protein MTETRSGQTTDVIRHADILIIGGGLSGAMLAAQLLRLPGKRSLLVIEPRAELGRGEAYSAVELGHTLNGNAARMSVDPDNADDLTQWLTEYIVAGGWPESDEQHVPVSELFPPRGIFGLYVQQRLAEAQAVGALNGSTVEHVRAEVVDLQALDDSVRLSLSDGQRLQGGYAVLATGMFPAARTPQTESSGLNAAALDPWDVAAMRQLDPQSTVLIIGSGLTMVDAVVSLEQAGHRGPIEVFSRHGLLPHVRRQPPAWADFLAEDHSIRTPRQLVRELRRHCRDAIAQGIDWQAPLDTVRAHIGRLWHQATDVQRRQFVRHVRPWWESHHHRSPPLSAELVARLHGEGRLRIQAASYKGLEPSSCDQVSIRIRRRGEAETVVVSGAALINSSGIEYDWRRVARPLPQQLLARGLVRPGPLALGIAATVDGAVLGGDGRVVGRLFAMGPPLRGMWWESTAVTDVASQAKALALRLAGSR; from the coding sequence ATGACTGAAACCCGAAGCGGACAGACGACCGACGTCATCCGCCACGCAGACATCCTGATCATCGGCGGCGGCCTCAGTGGCGCGATGCTCGCGGCGCAGTTGTTGCGTTTGCCCGGCAAGCGCTCGTTGTTGGTGATCGAGCCCCGCGCTGAACTCGGCCGGGGCGAGGCGTACAGCGCGGTCGAGTTGGGCCATACGCTCAACGGCAACGCGGCGCGCATGAGTGTCGACCCGGACAATGCCGATGACCTGACTCAGTGGCTGACCGAGTACATCGTGGCCGGAGGCTGGCCGGAGTCCGATGAGCAGCATGTGCCGGTCAGCGAACTGTTTCCGCCACGGGGGATTTTCGGTTTGTACGTGCAGCAGCGCCTGGCCGAGGCGCAAGCGGTGGGCGCCTTGAATGGCTCGACCGTCGAACATGTACGGGCCGAGGTGGTTGACCTGCAAGCGCTGGACGATTCGGTGCGGCTGAGCTTGAGCGACGGCCAGCGGTTGCAGGGTGGGTATGCGGTGCTGGCCACGGGAATGTTCCCTGCTGCTCGTACGCCGCAGACAGAATCCAGCGGTTTGAACGCTGCGGCACTCGATCCCTGGGATGTCGCGGCCATGCGTCAGCTCGACCCGCAATCGACGGTGCTGATCATTGGATCGGGCCTGACCATGGTCGATGCCGTGGTGTCGCTGGAACAGGCCGGGCATCGCGGGCCGATCGAAGTGTTTTCCCGGCATGGGCTGCTGCCGCATGTGCGTCGGCAACCGCCGGCCTGGGCGGATTTTCTGGCCGAGGATCACAGCATTCGCACGCCGCGACAGTTGGTGCGCGAACTGCGCCGGCATTGCCGGGATGCCATTGCGCAGGGCATCGACTGGCAGGCGCCGCTGGATACGGTGCGGGCGCACATCGGCCGTTTGTGGCATCAGGCAACGGACGTGCAGCGTCGGCAGTTTGTACGGCATGTGCGGCCGTGGTGGGAGAGTCATCACCACCGTTCGCCGCCGTTGAGTGCGGAGTTGGTGGCGCGGTTGCACGGGGAAGGGCGGTTGCGGATTCAGGCGGCTTCGTACAAGGGGCTTGAGCCTTCTTCGTGTGATCAGGTGAGCATTCGGATTCGCCGTCGTGGTGAAGCTGAAACGGTGGTTGTCAGCGGGGCGGCGTTGATCAATTCCAGTGGCATCGAGTACGACTGGCGGCGAGTGGCGCGACCGTTGCCGCAGCAGTTGCTGGCGCGCGGTCTGGTGCGGCCGGGGCCGCTGGCGCTGGGTATTGCGGCGACGGTCGATGGCGCGGTGCTGGGGGGAGATGGGCGGGTTGTCGGTCGGTTGTTTGCCATGGGGCCGCCGTTGCGGGGGATGTGGTGGGAGAGTACGGCGGTGACTGATGTGGCTAGTCAGGCGAAGGCTCTGGCTCTGCGTCTGGCGGGGTCGAGGTAG
- a CDS encoding helix-turn-helix domain-containing protein, protein MHKDSTQRASVLQHVSLNVRRLRHAADMSQTALAAKSGVSRRMLVAIEAGEKNVSLTTLDRVAEALDVAFSDLIQAPDARDPSRINEVAWAGTIPGSKAVLLSKATATREVEQWEWCLQPGEIYPSQPDADGWSEQIYVFEGCLTLMLGDTPHNISAGEFYMFASNQPHAYRNDGPVAARFVRNVVI, encoded by the coding sequence GTGCACAAAGATTCAACGCAACGGGCTTCGGTCCTTCAGCACGTCAGCCTGAACGTTCGGCGCCTGCGCCACGCGGCCGACATGAGCCAGACTGCGCTGGCGGCAAAGTCCGGGGTCAGTCGCCGCATGCTGGTGGCCATCGAGGCCGGCGAGAAGAACGTCAGCCTGACCACCCTCGACCGCGTAGCCGAAGCGCTCGACGTCGCGTTCAGCGACCTGATCCAGGCCCCGGATGCCCGCGACCCGAGCCGCATCAACGAAGTGGCCTGGGCGGGGACGATTCCCGGCAGCAAGGCCGTGTTGCTGTCCAAAGCCACCGCCACCCGCGAAGTGGAACAATGGGAATGGTGCCTGCAACCGGGCGAGATTTACCCGTCGCAACCGGATGCCGATGGCTGGAGCGAGCAGATTTATGTCTTTGAAGGCTGCCTGACCCTGATGCTCGGCGATACGCCCCACAACATTTCCGCTGGTGAGTTCTATATGTTTGCCAGCAACCAGCCGCACGCCTATCGCAACGATGGGCCGGTGGCTGCACGATTCGTGAGAAACGTGGTGATCTAA
- a CDS encoding EamA family transporter — protein sequence MGLGSILRNIRRIVRRPQVARKVMTSLNSSPASSRFSRFSKAECVLVLITMVWGGTFLLVQHAMTVSGPMFFVGLRFAAAAIIVSLFSWRHLRELTLFELKAGAFIGVAIMLGYGLQTVGLQSIPSSQSAFITALYVPFVPLLQWLVLGRRPGLMPSIGIMLAFTGLMLLSGPAGASFNFSPGEIATSISAIAIAAEIILISTYAGQVDVRRVTVVQLATTSVLAFLMVVPTQEVIPDFSWFLLCSALGLGAASAAIQVAMNWAQKSVSPTRATLIYAGEPVWAGIVGRIAGERLPAIALLGAGLIVAAVIVSELKTKGKDREAIEGELESEPVDSNK from the coding sequence ATGGGGTTGGGCAGTATACTGCGCAACATTCGGCGCATTGTGCGTCGCCCTCAGGTAGCGCGCAAGGTCATGACGTCGTTGAACTCCTCCCCGGCTTCTTCCCGATTCTCCCGGTTCAGCAAGGCCGAGTGCGTGCTGGTGCTGATTACCATGGTCTGGGGCGGCACCTTTTTGCTGGTGCAGCACGCCATGACCGTCAGCGGCCCGATGTTCTTCGTCGGCCTGCGCTTTGCGGCGGCGGCGATTATCGTCTCGTTGTTTTCCTGGCGTCATCTGCGGGAACTGACCCTGTTCGAACTCAAGGCCGGCGCCTTTATCGGTGTGGCGATCATGCTGGGTTATGGCTTGCAGACGGTCGGGTTGCAGAGCATCCCCAGCAGCCAGTCGGCCTTCATTACCGCGTTGTATGTGCCCTTCGTGCCGTTGCTGCAATGGCTGGTGCTGGGACGGCGTCCGGGGTTGATGCCGAGCATCGGCATCATGCTGGCGTTTACCGGGCTGATGCTGTTGTCGGGACCGGCCGGCGCGTCGTTCAACTTCAGCCCTGGTGAAATCGCCACGTCGATCAGCGCCATTGCGATTGCCGCTGAAATTATCCTGATCAGCACTTACGCCGGCCAGGTCGATGTGCGGCGGGTCACGGTGGTGCAACTGGCGACCACGTCGGTGTTGGCATTTTTGATGGTGGTGCCGACCCAGGAAGTCATTCCCGACTTCTCATGGTTCCTGCTGTGCAGCGCCCTCGGCCTGGGTGCGGCGAGTGCGGCGATTCAGGTGGCGATGAACTGGGCGCAGAAAAGCGTTTCGCCGACGCGGGCGACGTTGATTTATGCCGGTGAGCCTGTGTGGGCCGGGATTGTCGGTCGGATCGCCGGGGAGCGGTTGCCGGCGATTGCGTTGCTGGGGGCTGGGTTGATTGTCGCGGCGGTGATTGTGAGTGAGTTGAAGACCAAGGGTAAGGATCGTGAGGCAATTGAGGGGGAGCTGGAAAGCGAGCCTGTCGATTCAAATAAATGA
- a CDS encoding monovalent cation/H+ antiporter subunit A produces MSLIVLLLLPFIGSCVAALLPHNARNTESLLAGLVALIGTIQVALLYPQIAHGGVIREEFFWLPSLGLNFVLRMDGFAWLFSMLVLGIGTLVSLYARYYMSPDDPVPRFFAFFLAFMGAMLGLVISGNLIQIVFFWELTSLFSFLLIGYWHHRADARRGAYMALMVTGAGGLCLLAGVMLLGHVVGSYDLDKVLAAGDLIRAHALYPILLPLILIGALSKSAQFPFHFWLPHAMAAPTPVSAYLHSATMVKAGVFLLARLWPSLSGSEEWFYIVSGAGACTLLLGAYCAMFQNDLKGLLAYSTISHLGLITLLLGLNSPLAAVAAVFHILNHATFKASLFMAAGIIDHESGTRDIRKLSGLIKLIPFTATLAMVASASMAGVPLLNGFLSKEMFFAETVFINATAWVEMTLPIVATIAGTFSVAYSLRFTVDVFFGPTATDLPHTPHEPPRWMRAPVELLVFTCLIVGIFPAQVVGSLLAAAALPVVGGTLPEYSLAIWHGWNAPMIMSLIAMSGGIVLYLLLRNQLKRGRFKYPPIIGLFNGKRLFERSLVIMMRLARRLERRISTKRLQTQLFLMVLAAVLAGLIPMLHSSLSWGDRPKIPGSIVFVTLWLLAIACALGAAWQAKYHRLAALTMVSVCGLMTCITFVWFSAPDLALTQLVVEVVTTVLILLGLRWLPRRIEEVSPLPSTLRKARIRRLRDLLLSIAVGGGMALLSYAMLTRQTPNDISSFYLSRALPEGGGSNVVNVMLVDFRGFDTLGEITVLVAVALTVFALLRRFRPPKESLQLPAQQRLLAPDVVTDLVNPRHASDTALGFMMVPAVLVRLLLPIAFVVSIYLFMRGHNQPGGGFVAGLVMSVAFILQYMVAGTQWVEAQMSLRPLRWMGTGLLFATVTGLGAMAVGYPFLTTHTWHFELPLLGDIHIASALFFDIGVYSVVVGSTLLILTALAHQSVRGHKTAALPRSVATKGAV; encoded by the coding sequence ATGTCCCTGATAGTTCTACTGCTTCTGCCTTTTATCGGCAGCTGTGTTGCGGCTTTGCTGCCGCACAACGCGCGTAACACCGAATCGCTGTTGGCGGGTCTGGTTGCCTTGATCGGCACCATTCAGGTCGCTCTCCTGTATCCGCAGATCGCCCATGGCGGCGTCATTCGCGAAGAATTTTTCTGGTTGCCCAGCCTTGGCCTGAACTTCGTTCTGCGCATGGACGGGTTTGCCTGGCTGTTCTCGATGCTGGTGCTGGGCATCGGCACGCTGGTGTCGCTGTACGCCCGTTACTACATGTCGCCGGACGATCCGGTGCCACGGTTCTTCGCGTTTTTCCTGGCGTTCATGGGCGCCATGCTCGGGCTGGTGATTTCCGGCAACCTGATCCAGATCGTGTTTTTCTGGGAGCTCACCAGCCTCTTTTCTTTCCTGTTGATCGGCTACTGGCACCACCGCGCCGATGCGCGACGCGGCGCCTACATGGCGCTGATGGTCACGGGTGCGGGCGGCTTGTGCTTACTGGCGGGGGTCATGCTGCTTGGCCATGTGGTCGGCAGCTATGACCTGGACAAGGTCCTGGCCGCCGGCGATCTGATTCGCGCACATGCCCTCTACCCCATTTTGTTACCCCTGATTCTGATCGGCGCCCTGAGCAAAAGCGCGCAGTTTCCCTTCCATTTCTGGCTGCCCCACGCGATGGCGGCGCCGACTCCGGTCTCGGCGTATTTGCACTCGGCGACCATGGTCAAGGCCGGGGTATTTCTGTTGGCGCGCCTTTGGCCATCACTTTCCGGCAGTGAAGAATGGTTCTACATCGTCAGCGGCGCCGGCGCGTGTACCTTGTTGCTCGGCGCGTATTGCGCGATGTTCCAGAACGACCTCAAGGGTCTGCTCGCCTACTCGACCATCAGCCACCTCGGCCTGATCACCCTGCTGCTGGGCCTGAACAGTCCGCTGGCTGCCGTCGCCGCCGTGTTCCATATTCTCAACCACGCCACCTTCAAGGCCTCGCTGTTCATGGCCGCCGGGATCATCGACCACGAAAGCGGCACCCGCGACATTCGCAAACTCAGCGGTCTGATCAAGCTGATTCCGTTCACCGCCACCCTCGCGATGGTCGCCAGCGCCTCCATGGCCGGTGTGCCGCTGCTCAACGGCTTCCTGTCGAAAGAGATGTTCTTCGCCGAAACCGTGTTCATCAATGCGACCGCCTGGGTCGAGATGACCCTGCCGATCGTCGCGACTATCGCCGGCACGTTCAGCGTCGCTTACTCACTGCGCTTCACGGTCGACGTGTTTTTCGGTCCGACCGCCACCGACCTGCCGCACACCCCGCACGAGCCGCCACGCTGGATGCGCGCGCCGGTGGAGTTGCTGGTGTTCACCTGCCTGATCGTGGGGATTTTCCCGGCCCAAGTGGTCGGCTCGTTACTGGCCGCCGCGGCCCTGCCCGTCGTCGGTGGCACGCTGCCGGAGTACAGCCTGGCGATCTGGCACGGCTGGAACGCGCCGATGATCATGAGCCTGATCGCCATGTCCGGCGGCATCGTGCTGTACCTGCTGCTGCGCAATCAGCTCAAGCGCGGACGCTTCAAATACCCACCGATCATTGGCCTGTTCAACGGCAAGCGCCTGTTCGAGCGCAGCCTGGTGATCATGATGCGCCTGGCCCGTCGCCTGGAGCGGCGGATCAGCACCAAGCGCCTGCAAACCCAGCTGTTCCTGATGGTGCTCGCCGCCGTGCTGGCCGGGCTGATTCCGATGCTCCACAGCAGCCTGAGCTGGGGTGACCGGCCGAAGATTCCAGGCTCGATCGTGTTCGTGACGTTGTGGCTGCTGGCGATTGCCTGTGCGCTGGGTGCGGCGTGGCAAGCCAAGTATCACCGGCTCGCGGCCCTGACCATGGTCAGTGTCTGCGGCTTGATGACGTGCATCACGTTTGTCTGGTTCTCCGCACCGGACCTGGCGCTGACGCAACTGGTGGTAGAGGTGGTGACCACGGTGCTGATCCTGCTGGGCCTGCGCTGGTTGCCGCGACGGATCGAAGAGGTCTCGCCGCTGCCAAGCACCCTGCGCAAGGCGCGCATCCGGCGTCTGCGCGACTTGCTACTGTCGATTGCCGTCGGTGGCGGCATGGCGCTGCTGTCGTACGCCATGCTGACGCGCCAGACGCCCAATGATATTTCCTCGTTCTACCTGAGCCGCGCCCTGCCGGAAGGCGGCGGCAGCAACGTGGTCAACGTGATGCTGGTGGACTTCCGCGGCTTCGACACCCTCGGCGAAATCACCGTGCTGGTGGCCGTGGCGTTGACCGTGTTCGCCCTGCTGCGACGCTTCCGCCCACCAAAAGAAAGCCTGCAACTGCCCGCTCAACAGCGTTTGCTCGCGCCGGACGTGGTCACCGATCTGGTCAACCCGCGTCACGCCAGCGACACCGCGCTGGGTTTCATGATGGTGCCGGCGGTGCTGGTGCGCCTGCTGCTGCCGATCGCGTTCGTGGTGTCGATCTACCTGTTCATGCGCGGGCACAACCAGCCGGGCGGCGGTTTTGTCGCGGGGCTGGTGATGTCGGTGGCGTTCATTCTGCAATACATGGTCGCCGGCACGCAGTGGGTCGAGGCACAAATGAGCCTGCGACCGCTGCGCTGGATGGGCACGGGCCTGTTGTTCGCCACGGTCACCGGGCTCGGGGCGATGGCGGTCGGTTACCCGTTCCTGACCACCCACACCTGGCATTTCGAACTGCCGCTGCTTGGTGACATTCACATCGCCAGCGCGCTGTTCTTCGACATTGGCGTGTATTCGGTGGTGGTCGGCTCGACGCTGTTGATCCTCACCGCCCTCGCCCACCAATCGGTACGCGGCCACAAAACCGCGGCCCTACCCAGATCCGTCGCCACGAAAGGAGCCGTCTGA
- a CDS encoding Na+/H+ antiporter subunit C — protein sequence MEEVIAIAIGVLAASGVWLVLRPRTFQVVMGLCLLSYGVNLFIFSMGSLFIGKEPIIKDGVPQDLLHYTDPLPQALVLTAIVISFAMTALFLVVLLASRGLTGTDHVDGREPKE from the coding sequence ATGGAAGAAGTCATCGCAATCGCCATCGGCGTGCTGGCCGCGTCCGGCGTCTGGCTGGTGCTGCGGCCACGGACATTCCAGGTGGTCATGGGCCTGTGCCTGCTGTCCTATGGCGTCAACCTGTTCATCTTCAGCATGGGCAGTCTGTTCATCGGCAAGGAGCCGATCATCAAGGACGGTGTGCCCCAGGATCTGTTGCATTACACCGACCCGCTGCCGCAAGCGCTGGTGCTGACCGCCATCGTGATCAGTTTCGCCATGACAGCCCTGTTTCTTGTGGTGCTGCTGGCTTCGCGCGGTCTCACCGGCACCGACCACGTGGATGGCCGGGAGCCTAAAGAATGA
- a CDS encoding monovalent cation/H+ antiporter subunit D: MNAMTHLIAAPILLPLLTAAVMLMLGEKHRPLKAKINLFSSLLGLGISVLLLQWTQTTGVPGSIGVYLPGNWQAPFGIVLVVDRLSALMLVLTGIIGVSALLFAMARWDGAGSSFHALFQIQMMGLYGAFLTADLFNLFVFFEVLLAASYGLMLHGSGRARVSSGLHYISINLLASSLFLIGAALIYGVTGTLNMADLALKIPLVPEADRGLLHAGAAILAVAFLAKAGMWPLNFWLVPAYSSASAPVAAMFAIMTKVGVYTLLRLWTLLFSGQAGASAYFGGDWLIYGGMATIVCAAVAILAAQRLERMASLSILVSAGILLSAIGFAQPNLIGAALFYLVSSTLALSALFLLAELIERSRSANEMPLFDDGDLIARPLESLQPPKGINLDDEQKAVVGQVIPWTMAFLGLSFIACALLIIGMPPLSGFIGKLGLLSALLNPLGLGNGTDEPVSNAAWGLLALLILSGLASLIAFSRLGIQRFWTPEERPSPLLRRFECVPIIALLGLSILLTFKAEPLLRYTQAAAQTLNNPQQYVMAVLGTRAVPSPEAKGAVAEVQP; this comes from the coding sequence ATGAATGCGATGACACACCTGATCGCCGCACCGATTCTGCTGCCGCTGCTGACCGCCGCCGTCATGCTGATGCTGGGCGAGAAACATCGCCCGCTGAAGGCCAAAATCAACTTGTTCTCCAGCCTGCTCGGCCTCGGGATCTCCGTGCTGTTGCTGCAATGGACGCAAACCACCGGCGTGCCCGGTTCCATCGGGGTATACCTGCCGGGCAACTGGCAAGCGCCGTTCGGTATCGTACTGGTGGTCGATCGTTTGTCCGCGCTGATGCTGGTGCTGACCGGAATCATCGGCGTCAGTGCCCTGCTGTTCGCCATGGCCCGCTGGGACGGCGCCGGTTCGAGTTTCCACGCGCTGTTCCAGATTCAGATGATGGGCCTGTATGGCGCATTCCTGACGGCGGACCTGTTCAACCTGTTCGTGTTTTTCGAGGTGCTGCTGGCGGCCTCCTACGGCCTGATGCTCCACGGTTCGGGTCGGGCACGGGTGTCATCGGGGCTGCATTACATCTCGATCAACCTGCTGGCCTCGTCGCTGTTCCTGATTGGCGCGGCGTTGATCTACGGCGTCACCGGCACCCTGAACATGGCCGACCTGGCCCTGAAAATTCCGTTGGTGCCGGAAGCCGATCGCGGCCTGTTGCATGCCGGCGCGGCGATTCTTGCGGTGGCGTTCCTGGCCAAGGCCGGCATGTGGCCGCTGAATTTCTGGCTGGTGCCGGCCTATTCCTCGGCCAGCGCACCGGTGGCGGCGATGTTCGCGATCATGACCAAAGTCGGCGTCTACACCTTGCTGCGCCTGTGGACCTTGCTGTTCTCCGGTCAGGCCGGCGCTTCGGCGTACTTTGGCGGCGACTGGCTGATCTACGGCGGCATGGCGACCATCGTCTGCGCGGCGGTGGCGATCCTCGCCGCGCAACGGCTGGAGCGCATGGCCAGCCTGAGCATTCTGGTGTCGGCGGGTATTCTGCTGTCGGCCATCGGTTTCGCCCAGCCGAACCTGATCGGCGCGGCGCTGTTCTATCTGGTCAGCTCGACCCTGGCGTTAAGCGCGTTGTTCCTGCTGGCCGAGTTGATCGAGCGTTCGCGTTCGGCCAATGAAATGCCGCTGTTCGATGACGGCGACCTGATCGCCCGGCCGCTGGAGTCCCTGCAACCGCCCAAAGGCATCAACCTCGACGACGAACAGAAAGCCGTGGTCGGTCAGGTGATTCCCTGGACCATGGCGTTTCTCGGTTTGAGCTTCATCGCTTGCGCGTTGTTGATCATCGGCATGCCGCCGTTGTCCGGGTTCATCGGCAAACTGGGCTTGCTCAGTGCGTTGCTCAACCCGCTGGGCTTGGGCAACGGGACAGATGAACCGGTGTCGAACGCCGCGTGGGGCTTGCTGGCATTGCTGATTCTCTCCGGGCTGGCGTCGCTGATTGCCTTTTCGCGTTTGGGTATCCAGCGCTTCTGGACGCCTGAGGAACGCCCCTCGCCGTTGCTGCGACGGTTCGAATGCGTGCCAATTATCGCGCTGTTGGGCCTGAGCATCCTGCTGACCTTCAAGGCCGAGCCCCTATTGCGCTACACCCAGGCCGCCGCTCAAACCTTGAACAATCCGCAGCAGTACGTGATGGCGGTGCTCGGCACCCGGGCGGTCCCGAGTCCGGAAGCCAAAGGTGCAGTCGCGGAGGTGCAACCATGA